The genomic interval GTCGCATTGTGATCGATCATTCCGATATAGGTTCCTTCATAAGATCCTTCCGGCCCCATGGCGTCGGAAAACAAAGAACCCCCGATTTGGAGATCGTGCCCCCGCGCTTTTGCCCCCTCGACCAGAGCCCGGACATTCTTATCCGAAACCGAAGTTTCGACAAAGACAGCGGGAATTTGATTATCGACCAGGAAATCGACCAAATTCTCAATATCTCGAACGCCCGCTTCGGATTCAGTGCTAATCCCCTGAATACCTTTCACCTCAATCCCGTAAGCACGCCCCATGTAATTGAAGGCATCGTGGGCAGTGACCAAGTATCGTTGATTTTCCGGAATGGAGCCGATCACTTCCGTCGCGTAGGCGTCCAGCTCCTCCAGTTTTTCAATGTAGGCTTCCGCGTTCGCGGCGTAGAAATCCGCATTCTCTGGATCATACTCCTCCAGAGATTCGGCGATCACATGAGTAGCCATGATCCATCCGTCGACATCCATCCAGACATGGGGGTCATAGTGATCGGCCTCGTCCGTCATCACATAGTCTTCGCTCTCGAGGATTTCTTCCGTTACCGCATAAACGGGTTTCCCTTTGCGGGCGACGCGGATCAAAACGTCCGCCATTTTCCCCTCCAGCATCAAACCGCTGTAGAAGACGATGTCCGCCCGACTCATCGCAACCACGTCTTTGCGCGTCGGTTTGTAGAGGTGAGGGTCAATCCCTTCTCCGATGATTCCTTCGACCTGCGCTTTATCTCCAGCGATGTTCTTCACCACATCAGTGATCATTCCCACCGTCGTCACCGCTTTGTAGGGATAGGAGTCGGGGGCTGCGAACAAGGCACTTCCCGCCAACAAGAGTCCACCCAATGACGCGGCGATTTTTTTCCAGTAATTCTTCATAATCTTCGAGGGTTTGCTCAGTCGTTGTCCATTCGCTTTAAAATCCAGAATGTAGCTATAGCTACACCCTTCAATGTATCCTTGGCTACATTCCGGTTCTGTCAACGCCCTTTTCGAGAAATTCATTGCTGGAGACCAGCCCGTGAAAGCCTCCCTTCCCTGCCGAAGACGACAAAAACGTTTCAAAAGGGATTCGATTCCCGTAATTCCCTCGTTGCACCCGAGCCCGGGAATCTTTGAAATCCGAACTCGAACCTTCACGACTGCAAACCATGCCGAACAACACTGCTATCAAGGAAGCCGTCGACGCCGGGAAACTTCTCGCTGCGTCCGCCGAAAATTTGAACACCTGGCTGCAGAGCCCGAGTCTACCCCAATGGGCGATCGACTCGCTCAACGAGCTCGTGGAGCAGGAGCAGTGGGAGGAGCTCAATGATCGTTTCTTCCAAAACATGGCTTTCGGGACCGGGGGCATGCGGGGACGCACGATTGGTAGCGTCGCCACCTCTCAGGAACTCGGAGCCGGCGGGCCCGACAACCCCGATCACGCCGCGATCGGC from Puniceicoccus vermicola carries:
- a CDS encoding metal ABC transporter solute-binding protein, Zn/Mn family, with the translated sequence MKNYWKKIAASLGGLLLAGSALFAAPDSYPYKAVTTVGMITDVVKNIAGDKAQVEGIIGEGIDPHLYKPTRKDVVAMSRADIVFYSGLMLEGKMADVLIRVARKGKPVYAVTEEILESEDYVMTDEADHYDPHVWMDVDGWIMATHVIAESLEEYDPENADFYAANAEAYIEKLEELDAYATEVIGSIPENQRYLVTAHDAFNYMGRAYGIEVKGIQGISTESEAGVRDIENLVDFLVDNQIPAVFVETSVSDKNVRALVEGAKARGHDLQIGGSLFSDAMGPEGSYEGTYIGMIDHNATTISRALGGEAPQGGMNGKLSNSR